One region of Salinirubrum litoreum genomic DNA includes:
- a CDS encoding quinone-dependent dihydroorotate dehydrogenase, protein MGLYDAAKPLLFTLPPETAHRTVHRLLDAAQSTPVEGALRRRYTVADDRLHTTVFGLDFDSPVGVAAGFDKNAEIPSILTALGFGHVEVGGVTAERQPGNPRPRMFRLREDEALINRMGFNNHGADAVGERLDATRLPDAPVGINIGKSKSTPLEEAADDYLYTYERVARAGDYFVVNVSSPNTPGLRDLQHRDSLEAILGGLKDAGAAPLLVKLSPDLPDPAVEDALAVVDDLGLDGVITTNTTTDRPASLRSHNRAERGGLSGKPIDSRSTEAVRFVAERTDVPVIGVGGVSTAEGAYRKIRAGASLVQLYTALVYRGPSVAREINEGLLDLLEEDGFERVEDAVGVDLD, encoded by the coding sequence ATGGGACTGTACGACGCCGCCAAACCGCTGCTGTTCACCCTGCCACCGGAGACTGCACACCGTACCGTCCACCGACTCCTCGATGCTGCACAGTCGACACCCGTCGAGGGCGCACTCCGCCGCCGGTACACCGTCGCGGACGATCGACTCCACACCACTGTCTTCGGACTCGACTTCGACTCGCCGGTCGGAGTCGCCGCCGGCTTCGACAAGAACGCGGAGATCCCGTCGATCCTCACGGCACTCGGCTTCGGCCACGTGGAGGTCGGCGGGGTCACAGCGGAGCGCCAGCCCGGCAACCCGCGTCCTCGGATGTTCCGCCTCCGAGAAGACGAGGCGCTGATCAACCGGATGGGGTTCAACAACCACGGGGCGGACGCGGTCGGCGAGCGACTCGACGCCACGCGCCTGCCCGATGCACCGGTCGGTATCAACATCGGGAAGTCGAAGTCGACGCCACTGGAGGAGGCGGCAGACGACTACCTCTACACCTACGAGCGCGTCGCACGCGCGGGCGACTACTTCGTCGTCAACGTCTCCAGTCCGAACACGCCCGGTCTGCGTGACCTCCAGCACCGTGACTCGCTGGAGGCCATCCTCGGCGGTCTGAAGGACGCCGGGGCCGCCCCGTTGCTCGTCAAACTCTCCCCGGACCTCCCGGACCCGGCGGTCGAGGACGCACTGGCGGTCGTCGACGACCTCGGTCTGGACGGCGTCATCACGACGAACACGACCACGGACCGCCCCGCGAGTCTCCGGAGTCACAACCGGGCGGAACGCGGCGGCCTGTCGGGGAAACCGATCGATTCCCGATCCACGGAGGCGGTCCGGTTCGTCGCCGAGCGAACCGACGTGCCGGTGATCGGCGTCGGTGGCGTCTCGACCGCCGAAGGAGCCTACCGGAAGATTCGCGCCGGGGCGAGTCTCGTCCAACTGTACACTGCACTCGTCTACCGTGGTCCGAGCGTGGCTCGCGAGATCAACGAAGGACTGCTCGACCTGCTGGAAGAAGACGGCTTCGAGCGTGTCGAGGACGCGGTCGGTGTCGACCTCGACTGA
- a CDS encoding APC family permease, which produces MSYSGDRSPAASLGLLDATMVGIGAMIGAGIFVLTGLAVETAGAAAILAFALNGGVTTFTALSYGELASAIPRNGGGYAYVREAFSAPVAFVMGWTRWFTYIVAGALYALGFAANFVEFIEIYGVHLPGPPVAYALASVVVLVALNAVSTEASGGAETVVTLVKLAILGVFIAFGLTAAGVGEFDPFFPSGGAVSLLPAMGLTFIAFQGYDLIATVTEEVENPRKNIPRAILLSVLVTVVVYLLVVFVAIGTLGVPGLAGAGETAIAQAAEGFMPTFPVIGTGAALIAFGAVFSTISALNAVVIGSSRVAFAMGRERQLPAQLGRLHARFGTPFVAVLASAAVMLLAVVVVPIRTVGNLASLFSLLGFVVVNLAVIRIRRQQPNLERPFEIPYYPLPPILGIVCNLLLGLFIDPITWLLALGWLALGGGVYLLLRGREREPTPTEPEIAEPDVTIPPETD; this is translated from the coding sequence GTGAGCTACTCGGGAGACAGATCACCGGCGGCGAGTCTCGGACTGCTCGACGCGACGATGGTCGGCATCGGAGCGATGATCGGTGCGGGGATCTTCGTCCTCACCGGGCTCGCAGTCGAGACGGCCGGCGCCGCCGCGATCCTCGCGTTCGCACTCAACGGCGGGGTGACGACGTTCACCGCGCTGTCGTACGGCGAACTGGCGAGTGCGATCCCCCGGAACGGCGGGGGGTACGCCTACGTCCGGGAGGCGTTCTCCGCCCCGGTCGCGTTCGTCATGGGCTGGACGCGCTGGTTCACCTACATCGTGGCCGGCGCGCTGTACGCGCTCGGCTTCGCGGCGAACTTCGTGGAGTTCATCGAAATCTACGGCGTCCACCTCCCCGGCCCGCCGGTCGCGTACGCGCTGGCCTCGGTCGTCGTCCTCGTCGCGCTCAACGCGGTCTCGACCGAGGCCAGCGGCGGCGCGGAGACGGTCGTCACGCTGGTCAAACTCGCCATCCTCGGGGTGTTCATCGCGTTCGGCCTGACGGCCGCCGGCGTCGGCGAGTTCGACCCGTTCTTCCCGTCGGGGGGTGCCGTCTCGCTGCTCCCGGCGATGGGGCTGACGTTCATCGCGTTTCAGGGGTACGACCTCATCGCTACCGTCACCGAGGAGGTCGAGAACCCACGCAAAAACATCCCGCGTGCGATCCTCCTGTCGGTCCTGGTGACGGTGGTCGTCTACCTGCTCGTCGTCTTCGTCGCCATCGGAACTCTCGGGGTACCGGGCCTCGCGGGCGCGGGCGAGACGGCCATCGCGCAGGCGGCCGAAGGGTTCATGCCGACCTTCCCGGTGATCGGTACCGGCGCGGCACTGATCGCCTTCGGCGCGGTCTTCTCGACGATCAGTGCGCTGAACGCGGTCGTCATCGGCTCCAGTCGCGTCGCGTTCGCCATGGGCCGGGAACGACAGCTACCGGCGCAGTTGGGTCGGCTCCACGCGCGCTTCGGGACGCCGTTCGTCGCCGTGCTGGCGAGTGCGGCGGTCATGCTGCTCGCGGTCGTCGTCGTTCCGATCCGGACGGTCGGGAACCTCGCCAGCCTCTTCTCGCTTCTCGGCTTCGTCGTCGTCAACCTCGCGGTGATCCGCATCCGCCGACAACAGCCGAACCTCGAACGCCCCTTCGAGATCCCCTACTACCCACTGCCGCCGATCCTCGGCATCGTCTGCAACCTCCTGCTCGGGTTGTTCATCGACCCGATCACGTGGCTCCTCGCGCTCGGCTGGTTGGCGCTCGGAGGCGGTGTCTACCTCCTCTTGCGCGGCCGAGAGCGTGAGCCGACACCGACCGAACCCGAGATCGCAGAGCCGGACGTGACGATCCCACCAGAGACGGACTGA
- a CDS encoding DUF2073 domain-containing protein, translated as MPEVTSGDADGVKIDLISGERMDGLRSMEKIRLILDSVREGKIVILEAGLSPDEESKLIEVTMTEISPDEFNGIEIETYPKSEAADQSLLDRIMGRQSTKKLTVIGPANQIETLHKDESIISTLISVK; from the coding sequence ATGCCTGAAGTCACATCCGGCGACGCCGACGGCGTCAAGATCGACCTCATCAGCGGCGAGCGCATGGACGGCCTGCGGAGCATGGAGAAGATCCGGCTGATCCTCGACAGCGTCCGCGAGGGGAAGATCGTCATCCTCGAGGCGGGCCTGTCGCCCGACGAGGAGTCGAAGCTGATCGAAGTGACGATGACTGAGATCAGCCCCGACGAGTTCAACGGGATCGAGATCGAGACCTACCCCAAGTCGGAGGCCGCCGACCAGAGCCTGCTGGACCGGATCATGGGTCGCCAGTCGACGAAGAAGCTGACCGTCATCGGCCCGGCGAACCAGATCGAGACGCTCCACAAGGACGAGTCGATCATCAGCACGCTGATCTCGGTGAAGTGA
- a CDS encoding non-histone chromosomal MC1 family protein: MVREDGKRNFALREADGTESSVFSGNTPRQAALKAARRLDPGSSEDEAERVTLRLREKGTDKVHIYEGWAWEETAPDNKPDWMPGEITEANVSKQGIEHLDE, encoded by the coding sequence ATGGTACGTGAAGACGGTAAGCGGAACTTCGCCCTGCGCGAAGCGGACGGAACAGAGTCGAGTGTCTTCTCGGGCAACACGCCCCGGCAGGCCGCACTGAAGGCGGCACGACGACTCGATCCCGGTTCCTCGGAAGACGAAGCCGAGCGTGTCACGCTCCGACTTCGTGAGAAGGGGACCGACAAGGTACACATCTACGAGGGCTGGGCGTGGGAGGAGACGGCTCCCGACAACAAGCCCGACTGGATGCCGGGTGAGATCACCGAGGCGAACGTCTCCAAACAGGGAATCGAACACCTCGACGAGTGA
- a CDS encoding type I toxin-antitoxin system SymE family toxin — protein MVRKKKLSPSGAKDENGEYHNVHVNLHEDELAVAGLDIGDEVFVRVRDGKIIIQKADPDEVEHDF, from the coding sequence ATGGTCCGGAAAAAGAAGCTCAGTCCGAGTGGCGCGAAGGACGAGAACGGCGAGTACCACAACGTCCACGTGAACCTCCACGAAGACGAACTCGCGGTCGCAGGACTCGACATCGGCGACGAAGTGTTCGTCAGGGTCCGGGACGGGAAGATCATCATCCAGAAGGCGGACCCAGACGAGGTCGAGCACGACTTCTGA
- a CDS encoding potassium channel family protein, whose product MTETLRVVVAGGGELGSRTARLLADRGHTVVVVESDPDRAETVSDEYVASIIVGDASRPSILRQANPANSDVLAALTDDEATNFAICTAAQRMADIRTVMRTTRAPDDLYPEYVDGTVFPDGLGARSAVNEIVESGVRTLEDVSGDLEIVEIEIAPDAPVAGRRLDEIRLPRGSLIVSDADGSRIGGPDTVLRAGGRYVVAVESDVADEVLNLMRG is encoded by the coding sequence ATGACTGAGACACTCCGCGTCGTCGTCGCCGGCGGTGGCGAACTCGGTAGCAGAACAGCCCGACTCCTCGCCGACCGTGGCCACACGGTCGTCGTCGTCGAATCGGATCCCGACCGAGCCGAGACGGTCAGCGACGAGTACGTCGCCAGCATCATCGTCGGGGACGCCTCCCGACCGTCGATTCTCCGACAGGCGAACCCCGCGAACAGTGACGTCCTCGCCGCGCTCACCGACGACGAAGCGACGAACTTCGCGATCTGCACGGCGGCCCAACGCATGGCCGACATCCGGACGGTGATGCGGACCACGCGCGCGCCGGACGACCTCTACCCGGAGTACGTCGACGGGACGGTCTTCCCGGACGGACTGGGGGCACGGTCGGCGGTCAACGAGATCGTCGAGTCCGGCGTCCGGACGCTGGAGGACGTGTCCGGGGACCTGGAGATCGTCGAGATCGAGATCGCCCCCGACGCGCCGGTCGCCGGCCGCCGACTCGACGAGATTCGACTCCCGCGTGGCTCGCTGATCGTCTCGGACGCGGACGGCTCCCGGATCGGCGGACCCGATACGGTACTTCGCGCCGGCGGCCGCTACGTCGTCGCGGTCGAGTCGGACGTGGCAGACGAGGTGCTGAACCTCATGCGCGGATAG
- a CDS encoding valine--tRNA ligase, translating to MPSGEYDPETVEAKWQRQWVDEETYAFDEAAAVDPNTVFSIDTPPPTVSGNLHWGHVYGSILQDIVARYQRMQGKEVFFPFGYDDNGIASERLTEDELDVRHQDYERHEFQDLCREVCREYEDTFTENMQSLGFSIDWNNTYRTIEPRVQRISQLSFIDLYEQGREYRRRAPAIWCPECETAISQVETEDDERDSHFHDIAFDVADSAGDENGENESFTISTTRPELLPACVAVFVHPDDDSNQHLVGEEAVVPLFGHRVPIIEDERVDLETGSGIVMCCTFGDQTDIEWYQAHDLDLRLAIDESGTMTDVAGEYSGLDGEAARERIVADLDDAGHLLDRRPISHVVNVHERCGTAVEFLVSEQWYVKLLDKKEEYLDAGRSMDWYPEKMFTRYKNWIEGLEWDWSISRQRSSGIPFPVWYCEECDHEIMAEREDLPVDPLSDDPPVDACPECGHDEFVPEDDVFDTWATSSLTPLINAGWDWDSEAGAFQMELPELYPFDMRPQGHDIISFWLFHTVVKCYEHTGEVPFDSVMINGMVLDENRVKMSKSLGNIISPQEVLEEYPVDAARYWAAGSAVGDDLPYSEKGLRAGEKLLRKLWNASKLVDSLTPEERLDQPALKAIDRWLLAELDDQIRFVDEKLANREFSKARDRLRSFFWHTFCDDYLEIAKQRLRDGEDASAAYTLQTAHRRFLKLFAPTLAHVTEELWQELYDAGSVHTSEWPEPLGLDADLAAGETAMSVVGALRKYKSDKSIPLNAEIDRVEVFGDISGFEDDIRRVMHVAELEAYDDAPDIESVVTGIDLDYAVVGPEFGSSVPDIEAGIESGDYELADGVLRVAGHELDGEMFEVEEERRYSGDGEMVEADDAVVVVQN from the coding sequence ATGCCGAGCGGCGAATACGACCCGGAGACGGTCGAGGCGAAGTGGCAACGACAGTGGGTGGACGAGGAGACCTACGCCTTCGACGAGGCGGCCGCCGTAGATCCGAACACGGTGTTCTCCATCGACACCCCGCCGCCGACCGTCTCGGGGAACCTCCACTGGGGCCACGTCTACGGCTCCATCCTGCAGGACATCGTCGCGCGCTACCAGCGCATGCAGGGCAAGGAGGTCTTCTTCCCGTTCGGCTACGACGACAACGGCATCGCCTCGGAACGGCTGACCGAGGACGAACTCGACGTGCGCCACCAGGACTACGAGCGCCACGAGTTCCAGGACCTCTGCCGGGAGGTCTGCCGGGAGTACGAGGACACGTTCACCGAGAACATGCAGAGCCTCGGCTTCTCCATCGACTGGAACAACACCTACCGGACCATCGAACCGCGCGTCCAGCGCATCTCGCAGCTCTCCTTCATCGACCTCTACGAACAGGGCCGAGAGTACCGCCGTCGCGCCCCCGCGATCTGGTGTCCGGAGTGTGAGACCGCCATCTCGCAGGTCGAGACCGAGGACGACGAACGCGACTCCCACTTCCACGACATCGCGTTCGACGTGGCCGACAGCGCCGGTGACGAGAACGGCGAGAACGAGAGCTTCACCATCTCCACGACCCGACCCGAACTGCTCCCGGCCTGCGTCGCCGTCTTCGTCCACCCGGACGACGACTCGAACCAGCATCTCGTCGGCGAGGAGGCGGTCGTCCCACTCTTCGGCCACCGCGTGCCGATCATCGAAGACGAGCGCGTCGATCTGGAGACCGGCTCCGGGATCGTGATGTGCTGTACCTTCGGCGACCAGACCGACATCGAGTGGTACCAGGCCCACGATCTGGACCTCCGCCTCGCAATCGACGAGTCCGGGACGATGACCGACGTTGCCGGCGAGTACAGCGGCCTCGACGGGGAGGCGGCCCGCGAGCGAATCGTCGCCGACCTCGACGACGCCGGTCACCTGCTCGACCGCCGGCCGATCAGCCACGTGGTCAACGTCCACGAGCGCTGTGGGACCGCCGTCGAGTTCCTCGTCAGCGAGCAGTGGTACGTGAAACTGCTCGACAAGAAGGAGGAGTATCTCGACGCGGGTCGGTCGATGGACTGGTATCCCGAGAAGATGTTCACGCGGTACAAGAACTGGATCGAGGGCCTGGAGTGGGACTGGTCCATCTCCCGCCAGCGCTCCTCGGGGATTCCGTTCCCGGTCTGGTACTGCGAGGAGTGCGACCACGAGATCATGGCCGAGCGTGAGGACCTGCCGGTCGACCCCCTCTCGGACGACCCGCCGGTCGACGCCTGCCCCGAGTGTGGCCACGACGAGTTCGTCCCCGAGGACGACGTCTTCGACACGTGGGCGACGTCGAGTCTGACGCCGCTGATCAACGCCGGGTGGGACTGGGACAGCGAGGCCGGGGCGTTCCAGATGGAACTGCCGGAGCTGTACCCCTTCGACATGCGGCCGCAGGGTCACGACATCATCAGCTTCTGGCTGTTCCACACCGTCGTCAAGTGCTACGAGCACACCGGCGAGGTCCCCTTCGACTCCGTGATGATCAACGGGATGGTCTTAGACGAGAACCGCGTGAAGATGTCCAAGTCGCTGGGGAACATCATCTCGCCACAGGAAGTCTTGGAGGAGTACCCGGTCGACGCCGCCCGCTACTGGGCCGCCGGGAGCGCGGTCGGCGACGACCTGCCGTACAGCGAGAAGGGACTCCGAGCGGGCGAGAAACTCCTCCGGAAACTGTGGAACGCCTCGAAACTCGTCGACTCACTGACGCCCGAGGAGCGACTCGACCAACCAGCGTTGAAAGCTATCGACCGGTGGTTGCTGGCGGAACTGGACGACCAGATCCGGTTCGTCGACGAGAAACTGGCCAACCGGGAGTTCTCGAAGGCCCGCGACCGCCTCCGGAGCTTCTTCTGGCACACGTTCTGTGACGACTATCTGGAGATCGCCAAACAGCGACTCCGCGACGGCGAGGACGCCTCGGCGGCGTACACGCTCCAGACGGCCCACCGCCGGTTCCTCAAACTGTTCGCGCCTACGCTCGCGCACGTGACCGAAGAACTGTGGCAGGAACTGTACGACGCGGGCTCGGTCCACACCAGCGAGTGGCCCGAACCGCTGGGGCTGGACGCCGACCTCGCGGCCGGCGAGACGGCGATGTCGGTCGTCGGCGCACTCCGGAAGTACAAGAGCGACAAGTCGATCCCGCTGAATGCGGAGATCGACCGCGTCGAGGTGTTCGGCGACATTTCGGGGTTCGAGGACGACATCCGGCGGGTGATGCACGTCGCGGAACTAGAGGCATACGACGACGCGCCGGACATCGAGTCCGTCGTGACCGGGATCGACCTCGACTACGCGGTCGTCGGACCGGAGTTCGGCAGCAGCGTGCCGGACATCGAAGCCGGGATCGAGTCGGGCGACTACGAACTCGCAGACGGCGTCCTCCGCGTCGCCGGCCACGAACTCGACGGCGAGATGTTCGAGGTCGAAGAAGAGCGTCGGTACTCCGGTGACGGCGAGATGGTCGAAGCAGACGACGCAGTCGTCGTCGTCCAGAACTGA
- a CDS encoding Era-like GTP-binding protein, whose protein sequence is MGLLTELRDSISRVTDRLFSAQEPKRIGIYGPPNAGKTTLANRIARDWTGDAVGPESHVPHETRRARRKENVEIQRNGKTVTIDIVDTPGVTTKVDYKEFIDHDMEKDDAVRRSREATEGVAEAMHWLREDVDGVIYVLDSADDPFTQVNTMLIGIIESQDLPVLIFANKTDLEDSNVQQIANAFPQHETVPLSALEGDNMDEVYDKIAEYFG, encoded by the coding sequence ATGGGACTACTCACAGAACTCAGAGACAGCATCTCACGGGTCACGGACCGGCTGTTCTCGGCGCAGGAGCCGAAGCGGATCGGCATCTACGGGCCGCCGAACGCCGGGAAGACGACCCTCGCCAATCGTATCGCCCGAGACTGGACCGGTGACGCCGTCGGCCCCGAGAGCCACGTACCACACGAGACGCGGCGTGCCCGCCGGAAGGAGAACGTCGAGATCCAGCGCAACGGGAAGACGGTCACCATCGACATCGTCGACACGCCGGGCGTCACGACGAAGGTCGACTACAAGGAGTTCATCGACCACGACATGGAGAAGGACGACGCCGTGCGTCGGTCCCGCGAGGCGACCGAGGGCGTCGCCGAGGCGATGCACTGGCTCCGGGAGGACGTCGACGGCGTCATCTACGTCCTTGACTCGGCGGACGACCCCTTCACGCAGGTCAACACGATGCTCATCGGGATCATCGAGAGCCAGGACCTCCCCGTTCTGATCTTCGCCAACAAGACGGATCTCGAGGACTCGAACGTCCAGCAGATCGCCAACGCGTTCCCCCAGCACGAGACGGTTCCGCTCTCGGCGCTCGAAGGCGACAACATGGACGAAGTGTACGACAAGATCGCGGAGTACTTCGGGTGA
- a CDS encoding AAA family ATPase, with amino-acid sequence MEGDDTPDDADGGESEHEQPESAGPPGDDPGAPDNEAGDDESGLDDRLSLDAEVDTTSSERTGTEPNSSGGDHDESTDSETTRDEPAGIDGDDSSRLGTDAGGLTPGEISTDDIASGGTVGDDPDTGMGLDEVVLDDTDGDNQGLFDDLLSGEPIFENKEVLRPSYTPHELPHRKDQINQMATILVSALRGETPSNILIYGKTGTGKTASAKFVSQELESTSQKYDVPCEVEYINCEVTDTQYRVLAQLANKFIEKNQTVIAEELDRLRDLRTRATQSDRPGDAVVRNEDVTAPGETGDEQLQSLDALDERIADLESDADEMETVPMTGWPTDRVYSTFFDAVDYHERVVVIMLDEIDKLVEKSGDDTLYNLSRMNSELDNSRISIMGISNDLKFTDFLDPRVKSSLGEEEIVFPPYDANQLRDILQHRADVAFKGNALTEDVIPLCAAFAAQEHGDARRALDLLRTAGELAERSQADTVEESHVRQAQDKIELDRVVEVVRTLPTQSKIVLFAIILLEKNGVHNINTGEVFNIYKRLCEEIDADVLTQRRVTDLISELDMLGIVNAVVVSKGRYGRTKEISLSVPIDETEAVLLSDSRLGDIENAQPFVQARFDN; translated from the coding sequence ATGGAAGGGGACGACACACCAGACGACGCAGACGGGGGAGAATCGGAGCACGAGCAACCGGAGTCGGCCGGTCCCCCCGGAGACGACCCCGGAGCACCCGACAACGAGGCAGGTGACGACGAGTCCGGACTGGACGACCGTCTCTCGCTCGACGCCGAGGTGGACACCACGTCCTCAGAGCGGACCGGCACGGAGCCGAACTCCTCCGGAGGGGACCACGACGAGTCGACGGACTCCGAGACGACCCGCGACGAACCGGCCGGAATCGACGGCGACGACTCGAGTCGACTCGGCACCGACGCCGGCGGACTCACCCCCGGAGAGATCAGCACCGACGACATCGCGTCGGGCGGAACGGTCGGCGACGACCCCGACACCGGCATGGGACTCGACGAGGTCGTACTGGACGACACCGACGGCGACAACCAGGGACTGTTCGACGATCTCCTCTCTGGCGAACCCATCTTCGAGAACAAGGAAGTCCTCCGCCCCTCCTACACCCCACACGAACTGCCCCACCGGAAAGACCAGATCAACCAGATGGCGACCATCCTCGTCTCGGCGCTGCGGGGCGAGACGCCGTCGAACATCCTGATCTACGGGAAGACGGGCACCGGGAAGACGGCCAGCGCGAAGTTCGTCTCGCAGGAACTCGAATCCACCTCTCAGAAGTACGACGTCCCCTGTGAGGTCGAGTACATCAACTGCGAGGTGACCGACACGCAGTACCGCGTCCTCGCCCAGTTGGCGAACAAGTTCATCGAGAAGAACCAGACCGTCATCGCCGAGGAACTCGACCGGCTTCGAGACCTTCGCACACGCGCGACCCAGAGCGACCGACCGGGCGACGCGGTCGTCCGGAACGAAGACGTGACCGCACCGGGCGAGACCGGCGACGAACAACTCCAGAGCCTCGACGCGCTGGACGAGCGCATCGCCGACCTGGAGTCGGACGCCGACGAGATGGAGACGGTCCCGATGACCGGGTGGCCGACCGACCGCGTCTACTCCACCTTCTTCGACGCGGTGGACTACCACGAGCGTGTGGTCGTCATCATGCTCGACGAGATCGACAAACTCGTCGAGAAGTCCGGCGACGACACCCTGTACAACCTCTCGCGGATGAACTCGGAACTGGACAACTCCCGCATCTCGATCATGGGTATCTCGAACGACCTGAAGTTCACCGACTTTCTCGACCCTCGCGTCAAGTCCAGTCTCGGCGAGGAGGAGATCGTCTTCCCGCCGTACGACGCGAACCAACTCCGGGACATCCTCCAGCACCGCGCCGACGTGGCGTTCAAGGGTAACGCGCTCACCGAGGACGTGATCCCGCTGTGTGCCGCGTTCGCCGCGCAGGAACACGGCGACGCCCGGCGCGCGCTGGATCTCCTCCGAACTGCGGGTGAACTCGCCGAGCGCAGTCAGGCCGACACGGTCGAGGAGAGTCACGTCCGGCAGGCACAGGACAAGATCGAACTCGACCGCGTCGTGGAGGTCGTCCGCACCCTCCCGACCCAGTCGAAGATCGTCCTCTTCGCCATCATCCTCTTGGAGAAGAACGGCGTCCACAACATCAACACCGGCGAGGTGTTCAACATCTACAAGCGCCTCTGTGAGGAGATCGACGCCGACGTGTTGACCCAGCGGCGCGTCACGGACCTGATCTCGGAACTCGACATGCTCGGCATCGTGAACGCGGTCGTCGTCTCCAAGGGCCGGTACGGCCGGACGAAGGAGATCAGCCTCTCTGTGCCCATTGACGAGACAGAGGCAGTCCTGCTGTCTGACTCCCGACTCGGCGACATCGAGAACGCACAACCGTTCGTGCAGGCCCGTTTCGACAACTGA
- a CDS encoding MATE family efflux transporter yields MVALAWPIIVTELLQVAYNLADTFWLGRYSTDALAAISLAFPLIFLFISVGGGFTVAGSTLVAQYTGAQSEGSAGTVAGQTLSFITLIAVTVGVAGFLLTDPMLSVLPSSAGTGADVIPLAGEYMSVFFLGLPFLFGFFVFSALMRGYGNTRAPMVVMAVSVLVNVVIDPILIFGWFGAPELGVQGAALATIISRGIATVIGVYILFGTSAGPSVSVADFRPKIEYVRQIVRIGVPSAVEQSATALGFITLTVMVISFAPEVVAAYGLGNRLTSLIFLPALGLGRATNTIVGQNLGARKPERAERAVYLAASVGAGVMVVAGVVAYFFAEPIVSIFVGTTGADAVATVQFSVEYVRIRAFEFGFIGVLQVVLGAYRGAGNTKTALAFSLVALWLGRVPIVYLLSFEYGFAETGIWIGMAVGQILGAILAAAWFTRGTWKRSVIDAGSEESDGRVGESTGEHDADEPAP; encoded by the coding sequence ATGGTCGCGCTCGCCTGGCCGATCATCGTCACAGAACTGCTCCAGGTGGCGTACAACCTCGCGGACACCTTCTGGCTCGGTCGCTACTCGACCGACGCGCTCGCGGCGATCAGCCTCGCCTTCCCACTCATCTTCCTGTTCATCTCTGTCGGGGGCGGGTTCACGGTCGCCGGGTCGACACTCGTCGCGCAGTACACCGGCGCGCAGTCGGAGGGGTCGGCCGGCACCGTCGCCGGGCAGACGCTCTCCTTCATCACGCTGATCGCGGTGACAGTCGGCGTCGCCGGCTTCCTCCTCACCGATCCGATGCTGTCGGTCCTGCCGAGTTCCGCCGGCACCGGCGCGGACGTGATCCCCCTGGCCGGGGAGTACATGTCGGTGTTCTTCCTCGGGCTTCCGTTTCTGTTCGGCTTCTTCGTCTTCTCGGCGCTGATGCGCGGCTACGGCAACACCCGCGCGCCGATGGTCGTCATGGCGGTCTCGGTGCTGGTCAACGTCGTCATCGACCCGATCCTGATCTTCGGCTGGTTCGGCGCGCCCGAGTTGGGCGTCCAGGGGGCGGCGCTGGCGACGATCATCTCGCGTGGGATCGCTACGGTCATCGGCGTCTACATCCTGTTCGGCACCTCCGCCGGCCCGAGCGTCTCGGTCGCGGATTTCCGCCCCAAGATCGAGTACGTCCGCCAGATCGTCCGGATCGGGGTCCCGAGTGCCGTCGAGCAGTCCGCGACCGCGCTGGGGTTCATCACCCTGACCGTGATGGTCATCTCCTTCGCGCCGGAGGTCGTCGCCGCGTACGGACTCGGCAACCGACTCACCTCGCTGATCTTCCTCCCGGCGCTGGGTCTGGGTCGGGCGACGAACACCATCGTCGGGCAGAACCTCGGGGCGAGAAAGCCGGAGCGGGCGGAGCGGGCGGTCTACCTCGCGGCGTCGGTCGGTGCCGGGGTGATGGTCGTCGCGGGGGTCGTCGCGTACTTCTTCGCGGAACCGATCGTCTCTATCTTCGTCGGGACGACCGGCGCGGACGCGGTCGCGACGGTCCAGTTCAGCGTCGAGTACGTCCGGATCCGGGCGTTCGAGTTCGGGTTCATCGGCGTTCTGCAGGTCGTGCTGGGCGCGTATCGCGGGGCGGGCAACACCAAGACGGCACTCGCCTTCTCGCTGGTCGCGTTGTGGCTCGGTCGGGTGCCAATCGTCTACCTGCTGTCGTTCGAGTACGGCTTCGCCGAGACCGGGATCTGGATCGGGATGGCGGTCGGGCAGATTCTCGGAGCGATCCTCGCGGCGGCGTGGTTCACCCGCGGGACGTGGAAGCGGTCGGTGATCGACGCCGGGAGCGAGGAGAGCGACGGGCGAGTCGGAGAGTCGACCGGAGAGCACGACGCAGACGAGCCAGCCCCGTAG